A section of the Lujinxingia sediminis genome encodes:
- the cas1e gene encoding type I-E CRISPR-associated endonuclease Cas1e — translation MPIRRRSSFVFLEKGHIDVIDGAFVLVDKNGVRMQIPVGSLACLMLEPGTRLSHAAATLAATTGTLIVWVGEAGVRLYSAGQPGGARSDRLLWQAANLLDEKARLNVVRRMYEIRFGEPAPLKRSVRQLQGIEGARVREMYKQFAKRYRVEWKGRRYDPKDWGKGDVANRCLSAATSCLYGVTEAAILAAGYAPAIGFIHTGKPRSFVYDIADLFKFETVVPLAFEIASKHPSDPAGQVRRACRDSFRKSRVLDKLIPTIEDVLKAGGLEMPKPGADQIGPAIATPETTGDDGHRH, via the coding sequence ATGCCGATAAGGCGGCGGTCATCGTTTGTGTTTCTGGAGAAGGGGCATATCGACGTGATCGACGGGGCGTTTGTGCTCGTCGACAAGAATGGCGTGCGCATGCAGATCCCGGTCGGGAGTCTGGCGTGTTTGATGCTGGAGCCGGGTACGCGGCTTTCGCATGCAGCTGCCACCCTGGCAGCGACGACCGGCACCTTGATTGTGTGGGTCGGTGAGGCCGGGGTGCGGCTCTACTCGGCGGGTCAGCCCGGCGGGGCGAGGTCGGATCGACTGCTGTGGCAGGCGGCAAATTTGTTGGATGAGAAGGCGCGGTTGAACGTGGTGCGGCGCATGTATGAGATTCGCTTTGGCGAGCCGGCACCACTTAAGCGAAGCGTGCGACAGCTTCAGGGGATTGAAGGCGCCCGGGTACGCGAGATGTATAAGCAATTTGCAAAGCGTTATCGCGTGGAGTGGAAGGGGCGACGCTACGATCCGAAAGATTGGGGCAAAGGGGATGTGGCAAATCGGTGTCTGAGCGCGGCGACGTCGTGTCTTTATGGCGTGACGGAGGCGGCGATTCTGGCGGCGGGGTATGCGCCGGCGATCGGCTTTATTCATACCGGCAAGCCGCGCTCCTTTGTCTACGACATTGCCGACCTCTTTAAGTTCGAGACGGTGGTGCCGCTGGCGTTTGAAATCGCCTCGAAGCATCCGAGCGATCCGGCCGGGCAGGTGCGTCGAGCCTGTCGGGACTCGTTTCGAAAGAGTCGGGTGCTCGATAAGTTGATTCCGACGATTGAGGACGTGCTCAAGGCCGGCGGGTTGGAGATGCCTAAACCCGGCGCCGATCAGATTGGTCCTGCAATCGCTACCCCGGAGACGACTGGAGATGATGGTCATCGTCACTGA
- the cas6e gene encoding type I-E CRISPR-associated protein Cas6/Cse3/CasE: MFFSRAVVDLRQAHRVGLSVAGDSDYQGHQLVWSLFRDHAERERDFVYRWDTASQAPVIYVVSEREPQDREGVFELLTKDFRPSLEKGQRLAFSVRINPVVKRRDENNKRVVHDVVMNAKKAIKDAGEWSSREFTLLDLARDEGIKWLTSTSETDGKTLKSRAEKGGFEVKASSVGAENYVRRTFKKPRNGRGVTFATLDLHGELVVNDPEAFKHVLFEGIGPTKAYGCGLMMVRPVI; the protein is encoded by the coding sequence ATGTTTTTCTCACGAGCAGTGGTGGACCTGCGTCAGGCGCATCGCGTCGGTTTAAGTGTCGCGGGCGATTCTGATTATCAGGGGCACCAGCTGGTATGGTCGCTCTTTCGGGATCATGCTGAGCGCGAGCGGGACTTTGTGTACCGCTGGGATACAGCGAGTCAGGCACCGGTGATCTATGTGGTGTCGGAGCGGGAGCCTCAAGACCGTGAGGGTGTCTTTGAGCTGTTGACCAAGGACTTTCGGCCTTCTCTGGAGAAAGGGCAGCGCCTGGCCTTTTCGGTGCGTATCAACCCGGTGGTTAAGCGGCGTGACGAGAACAATAAGCGGGTCGTTCACGATGTGGTGATGAACGCCAAGAAGGCGATTAAAGACGCCGGAGAGTGGTCATCGCGGGAGTTTACGCTCCTGGATCTGGCTCGGGACGAGGGCATTAAATGGCTCACATCAACGTCTGAAACGGATGGCAAGACCCTAAAGTCGAGGGCGGAGAAGGGGGGCTTTGAAGTGAAAGCGTCCAGCGTTGGTGCGGAAAACTACGTGCGTCGTACCTTCAAAAAGCCTCGAAATGGTCGAGGAGTGACCTTTGCGACCCTTGATTTGCACGGCGAGCTGGTCGTCAACGATCCGGAGGCCTTCAAGCATGTTCTTTTTGAAGGCATCGGGCCGACCAAGGCGTATGGTTGTGGGTTGATGATGGTTCGACCGGTGATCTGA
- the cas5e gene encoding type I-E CRISPR-associated protein Cas5/CasD: protein MATSFLTFQLYGPMAAWGEVAVGEIRTSADHPTRSAVIGLVAAALGIKRSEEEALAALNASLGFGLLVESPGVLLQDYHTVQVSSGKNGRDLATRRDEVAYDKRDTMLSTRQYRCDAFARVALWLRDDSSHTLEAISQALHSPTFSLYLGRKSCPLALPLNPVIVKASTLVDAFAEYPVTDDAAMVLANLGARRPEWLRLYWEPDPLVPAGIDGFEESERWDNPGSRSRWQFSHRPERVAAVERERLLQREE, encoded by the coding sequence ATGGCGACATCGTTTTTAACCTTTCAACTCTACGGGCCGATGGCGGCGTGGGGGGAGGTGGCGGTGGGAGAGATTCGCACCAGCGCCGACCACCCCACGCGTTCTGCGGTCATAGGGCTGGTAGCCGCTGCGCTTGGCATCAAGCGCAGCGAAGAAGAGGCACTGGCGGCGCTTAATGCGTCGCTGGGTTTCGGGCTGTTGGTCGAGTCTCCCGGGGTGTTGTTGCAGGATTACCACACCGTCCAGGTGTCATCTGGCAAGAATGGCCGAGATCTGGCGACGCGTCGTGATGAGGTAGCCTACGATAAGCGGGACACGATGCTCTCGACACGGCAGTACCGTTGCGATGCGTTCGCGAGGGTCGCGTTGTGGCTGCGCGACGATAGCAGTCATACGCTTGAGGCCATCTCACAAGCTCTCCACTCGCCGACCTTTTCGCTCTATCTGGGGCGGAAGTCCTGTCCGCTGGCGTTGCCGCTGAACCCGGTCATTGTGAAGGCGTCGACGTTGGTCGATGCGTTTGCGGAGTATCCGGTCACCGACGATGCGGCGATGGTGCTGGCGAACCTGGGCGCACGTCGTCCGGAGTGGCTGCGCCTCTATTGGGAGCCGGACCCCTTGGTGCCAGCCGGAATCGACGGGTTCGAGGAGTCGGAGCGCTGGGATAACCCGGGGAGTCGGTCGCGCTGGCAGTTTTCGCACCGGCCAGAGCGCGTGGCCGCGGTCGAGCGAGAGCGTCTTTTGCAGAGGGAGGAGTGA
- the cas7e gene encoding type I-E CRISPR-associated protein Cas7/Cse4/CasC produces MERFLQLHLLTSYPPANLNRDDLGRPKTAIMGGKERLRVSSQCLKRTWRTSDLFQEAVGEHSGQRTKLMGPQLYERLVEGGRTEKQALKAAEAIAKVFGEVENASKFHKHKQIVHFSPAEWERAFALAETLIEEGRDTTNDDLELLKEEAAAIDIAMFGRMLAKTPRFNVEAAVQVAHALTVHQAAVEMDFFTAVDDLNKGDEDAGSAHMGELEFGAGVFYVYVCIDRKQLIENLEGNEELAQRGIKALVEAAVKMAPSGKQNSFASRAFANYVWAEKGDGQPRSLSVAFLKPVSGDDYLSEGIKKLNETARNMDASYGSVASERYVLNAMAGEGKLDELLNFAAQ; encoded by the coding sequence ATGGAACGTTTTCTTCAGCTTCACCTTCTGACCTCGTACCCGCCCGCCAACCTCAACCGCGACGACCTGGGGCGTCCGAAGACGGCGATTATGGGGGGCAAAGAGCGCCTGCGGGTGTCGTCGCAATGCCTGAAGCGCACCTGGCGCACCTCGGATCTCTTTCAGGAGGCGGTGGGAGAGCATAGCGGGCAGCGCACCAAGTTGATGGGGCCGCAGCTTTATGAGCGTCTGGTTGAAGGAGGACGCACCGAGAAGCAAGCGCTTAAGGCGGCCGAGGCGATCGCGAAGGTGTTCGGGGAGGTGGAGAACGCCTCGAAGTTTCATAAGCATAAGCAGATCGTGCACTTCAGCCCGGCGGAGTGGGAGAGAGCTTTCGCGCTGGCCGAGACGCTGATTGAAGAAGGTCGGGATACGACCAACGACGATCTGGAGCTTCTGAAGGAGGAGGCCGCCGCCATCGACATTGCGATGTTTGGCCGGATGCTGGCCAAGACGCCCAGGTTCAACGTGGAGGCGGCCGTTCAGGTGGCGCATGCGCTCACTGTGCACCAGGCGGCGGTGGAGATGGACTTTTTCACGGCGGTCGACGACCTGAATAAAGGCGACGAAGACGCGGGCTCGGCCCATATGGGTGAGCTGGAGTTTGGGGCGGGGGTTTTCTACGTCTACGTGTGCATCGATCGGAAGCAGCTCATTGAGAACCTGGAGGGGAACGAAGAACTGGCGCAGCGTGGCATCAAGGCGCTGGTGGAGGCGGCGGTGAAGATGGCGCCTTCGGGTAAGCAGAACAGCTTCGCCTCGCGAGCTTTCGCCAACTATGTGTGGGCGGAGAAGGGGGATGGGCAGCCGCGTTCGCTCTCGGTGGCGTTCTTGAAGCCGGTCAGTGGCGATGATTATCTCAGCGAGGGGATCAAAAAGCTCAACGAGACCGCGCGCAATATGGACGCGAGCTATGGTTCGGTGGCCTCGGAGCGCTATGTGCTCAACGCGATGGCCGGCGAAGGCAAGCTGGATGAGCTCTTGAACTTTGCTGCCCAATGA
- the casB gene encoding type I-E CRISPR-associated protein Cse2/CasB, which translates to MEHATQNTSQKIDSKEAGEQVFTWWVGLEHQRGERAALRRCQSIDQVYGSPAFYELQRRLQGVGVVVGDDQLAAVAGLLSHVREHVSLSGEAGESSRGWGSFATHLATPREGGGDAKVSGLRFRRLLRIEDREELYGAMVRLIRMLNGKVDVHALTRDVVYWGPERRKRWAQDYYSRMPQEA; encoded by the coding sequence ATGGAGCATGCCACACAAAACACGTCTCAGAAGATCGATAGCAAAGAGGCTGGCGAGCAGGTCTTCACCTGGTGGGTGGGGCTGGAGCATCAACGTGGTGAGCGCGCGGCGTTGCGGCGTTGTCAGTCGATCGACCAGGTGTACGGATCGCCAGCGTTTTATGAGCTTCAACGTCGTTTACAAGGCGTGGGAGTGGTGGTGGGAGACGACCAGCTTGCAGCGGTTGCCGGGCTGCTTTCCCACGTTCGCGAGCATGTCTCGCTAAGTGGTGAGGCCGGGGAGTCGTCGCGGGGATGGGGAAGTTTTGCGACGCATCTGGCGACGCCGCGGGAGGGGGGAGGCGATGCGAAGGTCAGCGGGCTGCGTTTTCGGCGCCTGCTGCGCATTGAGGATCGGGAGGAGCTTTATGGCGCGATGGTTCGTCTGATTCGGATGCTCAACGGCAAGGTCGATGTGCACGCGCTCACCCGTGACGTCGTGTACTGGGGACCGGAGCGCCGCAAGCGCTGGGCGCAGGATTATTACAGCCGGATGCCTCAGGAGGCTTGA